Part of the Geobacter pickeringii genome, CCCGAGATGGCCCTGCCGCGCAAGCCGGTCCCGACGAAGGGGACGCTTCCGGGCAAACAGAAACCGCCCCCCTCCGAGGAGAGCGGCCGGGAATTCGAGCAGCGGCTGGCAAAGCTCCAGAAGGCTGCCGACGAGCGCCATGAGGAAGACGTCCTCGCCGCCATGCGGAAGAAGATGGCGGGGAGCGCCCGCAGCGCCGAGCAGGCGGGGATGCCGGGCGCCACCGGCACCCAGGCGGGGAGCGACTATGCGAGCTACATCCAGTCGCGGCTGAGGGACGCCTTCCGGGGCACCATTGCCTACCAGACCAAGTCTCCGGAAGTGGTCGTCCGCCTCACCATCGATGCCGGCGGCCACATCGCCCGGCAGCGGATCGAGCGCACCTCCGGCGACCGGATCTTCGAAGAGTCGGTCTCGAAGGCGATCGCCCGGGCGGAAAAGACCTTCTCGCCGCCGCCGGGGGGGGGAGAGTTCGAGTACGGCTTCATCTTCCGGCCCCAGGGAGTGGGAAAAAAATGACTCTGAAACGAACCATCATCCTTCTGACCGTCGTCGCTCTGTTGGTACCGTCGCTGCTGCGGTCCCAGGAGACGTACCGCGAGGTGACCGCCACCGGCTCCAACAAGCTGACCCTGGCGGTGGACGCCCCCCGCCGACTGGGGGGAAGCGACTTCCCCGGCGCCGGTGAAACGGCCGAGGCGCTCCGCTCCGACATGACCCTGGCCGGTCTCTTCACCGTTGCGGCATCCCCTACGGTGGCCGCCGCCGGCATCAGGCCGGGGGAGTTCGATCTCGCCCCGTGGCGCGGCGCGGGGGTCGATCTCCTCGTGAAGTGCGGCTACACCCTCTCCGGAGACTCCCTCACGCTGGAGTTTCGCCTCTACAACGTGAACCAGGGGCGGGAGGTCCTGGCCAAGCGCTATTCCGGCCGGCAGCGGGACCTGCGCAAGATCGCCCACACCTTCTCCGATGACATCCTGGAGTCCCTCACGGGCGAGCGGGGGCCGTTCACCGGCAAGATCGCCTTCGTTTCCAACCGGAGCAAAAACAAAGAGTTGTACCTGATGGACTACGACGGGTACCACGTCCAGCAGCTCACCCACAACGGTTCCATCAATCTTAACCCCGACTTCTCCCCCTCGGGGCGGGAGCTCATCTACACCTCCTACCGGCGCCGCAACCCCGACCTCTACCGGAGGGAGCTGGCCACCGGCGCCGAAGTGGCCGTCTCCTCGCACCGGGGGATCAACGTCACCGGCGCCTGGTCCCCCGACGGAAAGTGGATCGCCCTCGCCCTGAGCAAGGACGGCAACTCGGAGATCTACGCCATCTCCCGGGACGGCAGGCAGATGAAGCGCCTCACCACCAACCCCGCCATCGACGTCTCCCCCGCCTGGTCCCCCGACGGGAGCCGCATCGCCTTCGTCTCCGACCGCCTCGGCAAGCCCCAGGTCTTCATCATGAACGCCGACGGCACCGGCGTCCGCCGCCTCACCACGAGCGGCGCCTACAACGTCTCCCCCCGCTGGTCCCCCAAGGGGGACCGGATCGCCTACTGCCGCCAGGAGGGAGGATTCCAGATCTACGCCATCAACCCCGACGGCACCGGCGACTCGAGGCTGACCGGCGACGGGAGCAACGAGCACCCCCGGTGGTCCCCCGACGGCCGCTTCATCACCTTCAGCTCGACCCGCGACGGCGGCGAGGCGATCTACGTCATGCGGGCCGACGGCAGCGGCCAGACCCGCGTTTCCCGGGGCGAACGGAAGGACTCACACCCCACCTGGTCACCCCGCTGGTAGCCGTTCGGATTTTTTCTTGCCGCAGCGGATGGAAGTATTGAAAATAGGCGCCGATTATATATAATTGAGCCTGTTTCGGGGCACCCCGCCCCCATCTGACATTCGATCTCGCGACTCGCAAAGGAGAGGAAGCATGCGTACTGGAACCTACGGTCTCGTCGTTCTGTTCTGTTCCGCCCTCATGGTTGCCGGCGGCTGCGCCAAGAAGGAGATGGTGAAGCCCGAAGAGGGGGCCCCGATGGTAGCCCCGGCCCCCGCGCCGACCCCCGTCCCCCCGCCGGCGACGCCGGCCAAGGAAGAGCCGATGGCCGCCCAGCCGGTGTCGGAAGTCGCGGTGAAGGCGGAAGCTCCCCAGGAGCCGGCCAAGGCCGAGGTGGCCGAAGCATCCCTGGAACGCATCTTTTTCGACTTCGATTCCTACATCCTGAGCCAGCCGGCCCGTGACATCCTCTACCGCAACGCCGAGGTCCTCCTTAAGAAGCAGACTGCGGCAAAGATTTCGCTGGAAGGGCACTGTGACGAGCGCGGCTCCGACGAGTACAACCTGGCCCTCGGCGAGAAGCGGGCCAAGGCCGCCCAGGATTACCTCGTCACCCTCGGGGTCGCGGCCGAACGGCTCTCCGTCATCAGCTACGGCAAGGAGAAGCCCCTCGACCCCGCCCATACCGAGGAGGCGTGGGCCAAGAACCGGCGGGTTGAATTCGTCATCGTGAAGTAAGGACGGCATACGGTTAATAACGGGAGGGAGCCGGCGACGGCTCCCTTTCTCTATCCCCCCACAGAATAGTGGCCACGGAGGCAGCACGAACGATGAACAAGATTGCCAGAAGCATGACCGCGGCAGCCCTGCTGGCGCTGGCCGGATGCGCGAGCCGCGCCGACCTGGACGTCGTCCAGCGCGACAACGAGGAGCTCAAGAGCCGTCTCTTCCGAATGGAAAAAGAGCTCGGCGGCGTCCGGAGCGAGACACGGGAAAGCATGGAGACGACCCTCAAGGATGTCCAGAAGGAACGGGAAGGGGGGCGGAAGGGGCTGGCCGATCTGCAGGCATCCATGGACGGCATCAAGGTCGATACCCAGGTGCTGGCAGGAAAGGTTGACGATCTCGCCCTGGCGGTGAAAAAACCAGCCGACGACGTCAAGCTCCTGCGGGAAGACCTGGAGCGGCGCCTTGCCACCGTCGAGGAGCGGATTGCCGCCCTGGAGAAAGGGGTCGACGGTCTCCAGAAGAAGGTCGCCGACGTCGAGACGAAGGGACAGAACGCTGAAAAGCCCTCGC contains:
- the pal gene encoding peptidoglycan-associated lipoprotein Pal; translation: MRTGTYGLVVLFCSALMVAGGCAKKEMVKPEEGAPMVAPAPAPTPVPPPATPAKEEPMAAQPVSEVAVKAEAPQEPAKAEVAEASLERIFFDFDSYILSQPARDILYRNAEVLLKKQTAAKISLEGHCDERGSDEYNLALGEKRAKAAQDYLVTLGVAAERLSVISYGKEKPLDPAHTEEAWAKNRRVEFVIVK
- a CDS encoding energy transducer TonB, with the protein product MNRTPVSPERGLGWGITASLILHAVLFSVVLFARFPSPSLPEAPVYYVDVVNLPVASPRAGSPTVAGGSAPETPPPAPPKPEMALPRKPVPTKGTLPGKQKPPPSEESGREFEQRLAKLQKAADERHEEDVLAAMRKKMAGSARSAEQAGMPGATGTQAGSDYASYIQSRLRDAFRGTIAYQTKSPEVVVRLTIDAGGHIARQRIERTSGDRIFEESVSKAIARAEKTFSPPPGGGEFEYGFIFRPQGVGKK
- the tolB gene encoding Tol-Pal system beta propeller repeat protein TolB; this encodes MTLKRTIILLTVVALLVPSLLRSQETYREVTATGSNKLTLAVDAPRRLGGSDFPGAGETAEALRSDMTLAGLFTVAASPTVAAAGIRPGEFDLAPWRGAGVDLLVKCGYTLSGDSLTLEFRLYNVNQGREVLAKRYSGRQRDLRKIAHTFSDDILESLTGERGPFTGKIAFVSNRSKNKELYLMDYDGYHVQQLTHNGSINLNPDFSPSGRELIYTSYRRRNPDLYRRELATGAEVAVSSHRGINVTGAWSPDGKWIALALSKDGNSEIYAISRDGRQMKRLTTNPAIDVSPAWSPDGSRIAFVSDRLGKPQVFIMNADGTGVRRLTTSGAYNVSPRWSPKGDRIAYCRQEGGFQIYAINPDGTGDSRLTGDGSNEHPRWSPDGRFITFSSTRDGGEAIYVMRADGSGQTRVSRGERKDSHPTWSPRW
- the ybgF gene encoding tol-pal system protein YbgF is translated as MNKIARSMTAAALLALAGCASRADLDVVQRDNEELKSRLFRMEKELGGVRSETRESMETTLKDVQKEREGGRKGLADLQASMDGIKVDTQVLAGKVDDLALAVKKPADDVKLLREDLERRLATVEERIAALEKGVDGLQKKVADVETKGQNAEKPSPEGLYQKGLDTFRAGNVAGAREIFAKFLEQYPKHDLAANARYWTGETYYNEKKYEQAILEFQEVIKNFPGKEKVPAAMFKQAAAFQELGDTKSARYVLKKLAEEYPASEEAKRVKEKLKELK